Sequence from the Gemmatimonadetes bacterium SCN 70-22 genome:
CGCCTCCGGCTCGCTCATGCGGTTGGGGAGCGTCAGGAGCTGCTCGCGCTGCGCGGGCGCGATCTCCCGTGCCCGGTTGGCCGCGACGTTCACCTCGCGCAGGAGGAGGGCCACCGTGCGGAGGCGCCCGGCCGCCAGCAGCTGCACGAGCAGGTTGTCGAGCACCCTCACGATCTCCTCGCGGATCGCGGGATCGGTCTGCACCTCGTAGACGTCGAGCAGCATGAAGACGACGTTCCCCCGCAGGTCGGCCGCGTACTCGGCCGCCACCGCGTCACGCAGGTACTCCACCTCGTGCTCGTCGAGGAAGTAGAGCGTGGCGTCGAAGTCGTCGAGGTTCACGACCCCGCTGGGGAGGATCGTCTCCTGCGGCGGTTCCTGCACCTGCTGCGGGTCCACCAACCGGTCCTGGTGCGCCAGGTCGGACGCATCCAGCGGCGCGACCCCCTCGAGCACCATGTCCACGTACCGGTAGCGGACCTGCGCGAATTCCTGCTCCCACAGCAGCGTCAGCAGGTCGTCCTCGTCAGGCAGCGCCTTGCGCACCCGCGACACGATGTCCACCAGCGCGACGACCTCCGACTCCTCGACGCCGCGCATCAGCTGCAACTCGCGGATGCCGTCCTTGTAGAGCACCCACGGCAGCGCGTCGGTCGTCTTGTCGGGCTCGTTGATGACGACGAGCCCCTCCCAGCGCAGCTGGGTGTCGGTCACCTCGATGGTGACCTCGTCGGTATGGGACCAGATCGGCGCGAAGGTCGCACGCAGGTTGTCCAGCGCCTTGAGGTACGTCGGGTTGTTGTGGAGGTAGAGCTGGTGCGCGCGCACCGCCCGCGCAAACATGCGCAGCATCTCCTCCACGAGCGCCGCCGGGAACGGGGGCTCGGGACGGTCGTCCACGCCAGGGAGCTGGGGCGGCGCCGACGGCTGCGTCACAGCGTGAGCAGCCCCATCTCGCGGATTTGCGCCACGTCCTTGTCGCCGCGCCCGCTCACGCAGAGCAGCACCGGCTCGTCGGCGCCCCACTGCCCACGCTGCGCCGCGACCCACGCCACCGCATGAGCCGTCTCCAATGCCGGAATGATCCCCTCCAGTCGACTCAGCATCGCGAATCCCTCGAGCGCCTGTTCGTCACCGACCGCGACATAGCGGGCCCGGCCGCTATCCTTCAGGAAGGAGTGCTCCGGCCCCACGCCCGGGTAGTCCAACCCGGCCGAGATCGAGTGCGCCGGGTGCACCTGCCCCCGGTCATCCTGCAGCAGGTAGCTCAGGGAGCCGTGCAGGACGCCGGGCGTCCCGCGGGACAGCGACGCCGAGTGGCGCTCGGAATCGAGCCCTTCACCTGCCGCCTCCACTCCGACGAGTTGCACCCCCGGATCGTCAACGAATCCGGCGAAAATTCCCATCGCGTTCGACCCCCCCCCCACGCATGCCACCACGGTCCGCGGCAGCCGCCCGGCGCGCTCCAGCATCTGCGCCCGGGCCTCGCGCCCGATGACCGCCTGGAACTCCTTCACCATCCGCGGATACGGGGCCGGCCCCACCACCGAGCCGATGATGTAGTGGGAATCGCGGACGTTCGTGACCCAGTCGCGGATCGCCTCCGTGGTGGCGTCCTTGAGCGTTCGCGTCCCGCTGGTGACGGGGATCACACGCGCCCCCATCAGCTGCATGCGGTAGACGTTGAGCGCCTGCCGCCGCATGTCTTCCTCGCCCATGTAGACGACGCACTCGAGCCCGAATCGCGCGCAGATGGTCGCGGTCGCCACGCCGTGCTGCCCCGCCCCCGTCTCGGCGATGATGCGCGACTTCCCCATGCGGCGCGCCAGCAGGGCCTGCCCCACGGTGTTGTTGATCTTGTGGGCACCCGTGTGGTTCAGGTCCTCGCGCTTGAGCCACACCGGCGCCCCGACCAGCTCCGACAGCCGCGGCGCGTCGCTCAGCGCCGACGGCCGCCCGACGTAGTGCGTCAGCAGCGAATGCCACTCGGCGATGAAGGCCGCATCCGACAGCGCGGCGTCGAACGCCGCCTCGAGCTCGTCGAGCGCCGGGATCAGGGTTTCGGGTACGTAGCGCCCGCCATAGACGCCAAATCGATCGTGCAGTGCGACGGGGACCGTCATCTCCCTCCAGCTCCGTGTACGGCGTCCGCGAACGCGCGCATGCGCGCAGGATCCTTGCAACCGGGGGCCGCTTCCACCCCCGACGAGACGTCGACCACGTCCGGCGCGAAGAGCGCGATCGCGCGCGCGACGTTGTCCGGTCGCAGCCCTCCAGCAAGGATAATCGGTCGGACCCCGCGGAACGGATCCACCGCCCGGGCGACCCGCGCCCAGTCGAACGCGCGCCCCGTTCCCCCCAGCACCCCGTCGACCTTCGCATCGAGGACGACGCCATCGGCACGCGCCGCGCTCGTAAGGCGCTTCTCATCGACGCCGTCCGCGCCCACGTGCACCACGCTCCAGAGCTGCGCGCGAGTCGCCGCCCGCAGCGCCGGCACGAGCCGCTCGTCATCGACGCCATGGAGCTGGACGACGTCGAGTCCGAGGGTGTCGACGGCCTGGACGATGGACCGCACGTCCGCGCCCGCCACCACGCCGACGCGGCGTGCCCGCCGGGCGGGAGGCGCCGTCGCACCGGCATCCAGGGAGGCGAGGAGGGCCGCGCCCTGCTCCAGCGTCAGGCGACGGGGGCTGGGCGCGAGGATGAACCCCAGGTAGGCCGCGCCTAACGACAGCGCGACCCGCGCATCGTCGGCTCGCGTCAGCCCGCAGAACTTGATCTCAACCCCCATGTCCCCCCCGGGCGACGCCCGCCAGGGCCCGCAGCGTGGCCGCGGGATCGGCGGCCGCCGAGAGCGACGAGCCGATGAGCGCCGCATGCGCGCCGAGCGACGCGGCGCGGGCCACGTCGCGGGGCGTCGCCATCCCGCTCTCCGCCACCCGGATGCGATCCTCGGGGATGCGCGGGAGGACCCGCTCGGTGACGGCCGCGTCCACGACGAGCGTCTCCAGGTCGCGCGCGTTCACGCCGATCGCCTGCGCCGGCGTCATCAGCGCCACCTCGAGCTCCGCCTCGGAGCGAATCTCGATGAGGGGTTCGACGCCGGCCTCGACCGCCAGGTCGACCAGACGGCGCAGCATGTCGGGGGCAAGGGCGCGTGCGATGAACAACATCGCCGACGCCCCCAGCGCCCGGGCCTCCCACACCTGGACCTCGTGGACGTGGAAATCCTTCTTGAGCAGGGGGATCGCCACCTGTCCCGCCACCATTCGAAGGTCATCGGCCGAGCCGCCGAACTCGGCCGGCTCGGTGAGGATCGAGAGGGCGCGCGCCCCGGACTCGGCGTAGAGCCGGGAGCGATCGCCCGCATCGATGGCGGCATTGATCACCCCTTTCGATGGGGAGCGTCGCTTGATCTCGGCGATGATCGCCACCGTCTCCCCTCCCCGAAGGGCCTGGGCAAGGGATGGGCGAGGAGCGGCGTCGCGGGCGCGATCGCGCAGCTCCGCCCGCCGGGGGAGGAGGAGCTCGGCGCGTTCGAGGGCAGCCCGGCTCAGGCGGCCCAATGGGCCCGAGGGGGGCGTCCAGGGGAGATTCTCTTGCACTTCGGGGCTTGTTCGGCTAACGTTGCTTCGGCAGATGTTCGGGGATCGTCCTTGCACTCATGGCTCCCGAACGCACCTTGGCGCGGAGCGCACAATGGCGTTGACCAAGCGGCAACGAGAGATCCTGACCTACCTGCAGGAGTATGCGGCGGATCACGGCTATGCTCCCAGCTTCGAGGAGATCGCCGCGCAGTTCAACTATAACTCGCTGGCCACGGTGCACGAGCACCTGACCAACCTGGAGCGTAAGGGGTACATCCGGCGCAACTACAACGAGAGCCGCGCCATCGAGATCCTCCCCTCCGACGTCTTCGCCCGCGCCATCGAGCTGCCGCTGCTCGGCACCGTGGCGGCCGGGGCCCCGATCGAGGCCCTGTCCTACAACGAGACGATCGCCGTGCCGCAGGAACTGGTGAGCCGCAACGGCGACCACTACGTCCTCCGGGTGCGCGGCAATTCGATGATCGACGAACAGATCCGCGACGGCGATTTCGTCATCGTGAACGAGCGTCGCAGCGCCGACAACGGGGAGATGGTCATCGCCCTCCTCAACAACAGCGGCGCCACGTGCAAGAAGCTGTACCGCGAGCGCGACGGGCGCATCCGCCTGCAGCCGGCCAACGATGCGCTGGCGCCGATGTATGTTCACGAGAACGACATCGCCATCCAGGGCATCGTCGTCGGCGTCATCCGGAAGTACTAGGCCGCAAGCATCAGGGCGGTCGTGCGGGCGCGCGACTAGAGCGCGTACGCCTGCCGCAGCCGCTCAAGGGCGGCGAGCCCTGCCCCGCTCGCGAGCCCTTCGCGAGCCATCGACACACCGGCCGCGAAGTCCGACACCACGTCCGCGACGTACAGGGCCGCGGCGGCATTCAGCTCCACCGCGGCCGTGGCCGCCGGTGTCCCCTCGCCTGCCAGCACCTCCCGCACGATGCGGGCGTTGTCGGCTGGCGTGCCGCCGGCCAGTCCGTCGGCCGAGAACTCCGGGTACCCGAAGTCGCGCGGCTCGACGCTCCACTCGCGGGTCGTGCCATCGCGCACCTCCAGCACCCGGGTCGTCCCGAGCGGCGAGAACTCGTCGAGTCCCGGCTCACCATGGACGACGAGGGCGTGCCGGCTCCCCAGCGCCGAGAGCGCACCGGCCATCAGCGGCATGCGGTGCACCTCCGCGACCCCCAGCACCTGACGACCGGCCTGTGCGGGGTTGGCCAGGGGGCCCACGATGTTCATCACGGTCGGAACCGCGAGTTCGCGCCGCACCGGTCCCACGTGGCGCATCGCCGGGTGCATGCTGGGGGCGAACATGAAGACCACGCCCGCCTCCTGGAGCGCGCGCTCCATCACCGCCGGGGGGGCGTCCAGCCGGACGCCGAGCGCCTCGAGCACGTCCGCGCTCCCGCACTGGGAGGTGAAGGACCGGTTGCCGTGCTTCGCGATCCGCACCCCGAGACCTGCGGCCAGCAAGCCGGCCGCGGTGGAGATGTTGAAGGTCGTGAGCGTCCCGCCTCCCGTCCCGCACGTGTCGACCAGCGAGTCGGGGTCGTCCGCGGGGAGGTGGACCATCGCCTCGCGCAGGGCGGTGGCCGCCCCCGCCACCTCGTCGACGGTCTCGCCCTTGACCCGCAGCCCCATCAGCAGCGCGGCGACCTGCGCCGGCGTGGCCTCGCCGCGCATGATCACGCCGAAGGAGGCGGTCGCCGTCGGCGCGTCGAGCGATTCCCCGAAGGCCAGCCGGCGTATGGCCTGCTGCAGTGCGTTAGCGCCCACCAATTTCTCCCAGGAGCCGCTCGGGGAGGCGCGCGTTCGACGCGATGAGGGCGATCTCGAGCGCGAGCAGGCTGACCCGTTCCACGTCTTCCTCGACGAAGACGCCGCGCCGGGCCCGGTTGGTCAGGTTCACCACCCCCAGCAACTCGCCGCGATAGATGAGGGGGAACGAGATGAAGGAGCCGGTGGTCAGGTACTGGTCGCGCAGGAGGGGGTGGCGATCGGCCTCGGCGGCATCCTGCACCAGGAGCGGTTCCCGCGAGACCGCCACGATCCCGGCGACGCCCTTGCCGAACGGGACGCGCGAGCCGAGGACGATGTTGGGGGCCAGGCCGCGCGCTGCCGCCAGGTACAACATCTCGGGCTCGGGCGCGCGCAGCATGAGCGAGCAGCGTTGCGCCTGCATGTCGTCTCCCACCAGCGCCAGCAGCCCGTCCACCAGCTGGCGCGGGTCGTGCGCCGTGTTGTCCACGCGAAGCGAGCGCTCGATGAGGTACAAGGTGCGCGTCTTCTGGCGCAGCGCCTCGTTGCGGCGGTGCAGCTCGATGTGCGCCTGCTCCAGCTGGGCGACGGCGGCGGTGAGCTGCTGCTCGAGCGAGGTCGCCTTGCGGGTGGCGCGACGCCCGTCCTCCTGCGCCCCGGCGATGTCGCGCTCGAGCTGCAACAGGCGGTCGCTGTCGGCGGGGCTCGCTTGCGTCGCGGCGCCGCGCGCGCGCCCCAGTTCGGTCTCGAGCGCTCCCAGCTTCCGCACGTACTCGCTGTGCACCCGCTGCGTGACGTCCTCCAGCGTGCGGACCGCCTCCTCCCGCGCCTCCCGCTCGCCGAAGCGGCCGTACGCCAGCTCGAAGAGCGCCACTGATGGGGCGAAGCGCTCGGTGGTGCGGGTCCCGAACATGCGCCGCTGCTCGTAGAGGGCCAGCATCCCCGAGAGGTCGCCGTCAGTCGTTAGGCCGCGCACCGCGAGGATCCCCCCGTCGGCGAAGGGGGTGAGCCCGAGGAGGCGGGCGTACTCCGCGGAACGGTCGCCCAGGTCGACGAACTGTCCCCCGTGCGCGACCATCGCCCGCGCGGCCGGCGGGAGGTGATCGATGGTGGTGTCCACCACGGCGCGGGTCACCTGGCTTCCGGCGGGAGTGAGCCGCTCGCGGAGCATGTCGCGACGTCCATCGTAGCGAAACAGCGCGACGACGGCCGACCGGTCGGATTCCGCCAGCGCCTCCCCGAGCGCCACCAGGGCGGCGTCGAGATCGGGGGCAACACTCAGGGCGTGCGCGAGCGACGGGAGGGTGCGAATCGACATGTCGGGACGGTACGCTGCTCCCTCACCGAGGGCGGCGCGGAGGTGCAAAGTGACCCTGTAGGTGACGCGAAGTCAATCGGTTGGCGCGGTGCCGCGCGCCCCGGCGTTTGCTTGACTTGAAGGGTTGCCGGGCTAACTTTCGCGTCGATGTCGGTGCGCACCCTGCAGCTCGTGCTGCACTACGACGGGACCGCCTTCTCGGGGTGGCAAGTGCAGCCTGGGACGCGAACCGTCCAGGGTGAGGTCGAGCGGGTGCTCGCCAGGTTGTGCGGTGAACGAATCGTGGCCCAGGGGGCCGGCCGTACCGACGCGGGCGTCCACGCGCGCGGGCAGGCGGTCGGAGTGCGAGTGCCGGAAAAGTGGAGCGCGCCAACATTGCGCCGCGCCCTCAACGCACTCCTCCCCGACGACGTGTGGGTAGCGGCGGTGCACGAGATGCGCCCCGAGTTCCACGCACGGTTCAGCGCGCAGGCCCGACGGTATGCGTACTACGTGGGAACGGATGACGCGGTCATGTCACCGTTCCGGCGACGCACCGAATGGGCGTATCGACATCCGGTCGATCGTGGCTTGCTCGATGCCGCTGCCAGGGAGATTGTGGGCGATCACTGCTTCATCGCCTTCGCCGTTCGCGGTACCGCCCCCGACCACGACCCTCACCGCTGCATCGTGACCGACGCCTGCTGGAGCGATCGCCCCGGTGGCCTCACCTTCCACATCGAGGCCAATCGCTTCCTGCACCATATGGTGCGGTTTCTGGTCGGGACCATGCTCGAGATCGCGAGTGGTCGGCGCGCCCCCGGCGACCTCCCCGCGCTCCTCGGCGCGACGTCCAACACCGACGTGTCGCCCCCCGCGCCGGCGCACGCCCTCTTCCTCGATCGGGTCGCCTACCCAGACGCCCTCTATCTCGCCGACGCATGAGCTTCCGCGACACCATCGCCGCCATCGCCGTCGCCCTCGGCTCCGCCTGCGATGGCGGCTCCCCCGCCCCTGCCACCCCGGCGCTCGCCGCCTCGGCCCAGGTGGCGGAGCAGAACGCCCAGATCAACGCTGCCCGCCGCACGGCCATCACCGACGCCGTCGCCCGCGTCGCCCCGGCCGTCGTCACGGTGCAGACCGAAACCGTCGAACGGGTCCCCGCCGACGTCTTCGAGCAGTTCTTCGGTGGCCGCTCCGGGCAGCAGGTGCAACCCGGGCTGGGCTCGGGCTTCATCATCCGCCCCAACGGGATCATCGTCACCAACGCCCACGTCGTGAGCGGCGCCAACCGCATCTCGGTCATGCTCCGCGACGGGACCACGTATGCCGGCACCCTCGTCGGGATCGACGAGACCAACGACCTGGCCGTCATCCGCATCGACGCGCGCAACCTTCCCGTCGCCACGCTGGGGAGCTCCGAGCCGCTCCTCATCGGCGAGTGGGCCATCGCCATCGGCAACCCGTTCGGTTTCCTGCTCGGCAACACCGAGCCGAGCGTCACCGCCGGCGTCATCAGCGCCACCGGGCGCAACCTGATGGGGCGGAGCGAGGGGAGCGGGATCTACGTCGGCATGATCCAGACCGACGCCTCCATCAACCCCGGCAACTCGGGCGGTCCGCTCGTGAACGCGGTGGGTGAGGTGATCGGCGTCAACTCCTCCATCTACTCGCCGAGCGGGGGGTCGGTCGGCCTGGGCTTCGCCATCCCCATCAACCGGGCGCGTCGCATCGTCGACGATCTCCTCGACCATGGAAGCGTTCGCCGCCCATGGATCGGTGAGCAGCTGCGCACGGGCACGAGCGGCAATCCGCGCGACATCGTGACGGCAGGCGTCGTCCTGCGCGCCGTGGTCCCCGGTTCTCCGGCGGCCCGGGCCGGGTTGCAGCCGGGCGACCAGATCCTGCGCTCGCGCGGGAAGGCGCTGCGCAACGTCTTCGACTGGGAAGCCGAGCGTCTCGACCTGCGCGTGGGAGAGACCATCCCCCTCGTCGTGCGGCGCGGGGGACGCGAGTTCACGGTCAACGTCACGGTGGCCGACCTGCCGGAGGTGAGTGCCCCGCGCGTCACGGTGCTGCGCGAGCTCGAGCTCGTGTCGCTGACGCCGGCCATCCGCGCCGAGCGCGGGTTCCGGAGCACGAGGGGGGCGCTGGTGGTGCGCGCCAGCGATCGCATCCAGAACGAGATCGGGCTGCAGGAGGGCGACCTGATCGTCCAGATCAACCGCACCACGATCGGGGAGGCGGCCGATGTCTCCCGCGCCTTCGACTACTACGGCGGGCGCAGCGGGTTACGGCTCGTCTTCGAACGGCGTGGCTACTTCTACACCACGGACTTCGTGATTCAGTGACCACGCACGCGCAGTATTCCACCCCGCTGGCGGAGCGCTACGCGTCCCGCGACATGCTCGCCCTCTGGTCGCCGCAGCGGCGCCACGGCCTGTGGCGTCGCCTCTGGCTGGCGCTCGCCGAGGCCGAGAAGTCGTTAGGCGTCCCGATTCCCGACGAGGCCATCGCGCAGATGCGCGCGCACCTCGACGACATCGACTTCGCCGCGGTGGCGGCGTACGAGAAGCGCTTCCGGCACGACGTCATGGCGCACGTGCACGCCTTCGGCGACGTCGCCCCCGCCGCCAAGGGCTTCATCCACTACGGCGCCACCTCGTGCTTCGTCACCGACAACGCCGAGCTCCTGCTCATGCGCGAGGGGCTCGCCCTCCTGCGCGCCAAGGTCGTCGATACGCTGCGCGAACTGGCCGCCTTCGCCCGCACCTGGCGGGACCAGCCGACGCTGGGGTATACGCACCTGCAGCCGGCGCAGCTCACCACCGTCGGGAAGCGCGCCACGCTCTGGATGCAGGACCTCGTCCTGGACCTGTCCGAGCTCGACCACCGGGACGCGACGCTCCCCTTCCGCGGCGTGAAGGGGACGACCGGCACCCAGGCCTCGTTCCTCGAGATCTTCGGCGGCGACCACGCCAAGGTGCGCGAGCTCGACCGCCTCGTGACCCGGGCCATGGGATTCGGCGCCTCCATCCCCGTCAGCGGGCAGACCTACACCCGGAAGATCGACGCCCAGGTGCTGTCGGTCGTCGCCGGGATCGCGGCGAGCGCCGCCAAGCTTGCCTCCGACCTGCGCATGCTGCAGGCCTTTGGCGAGATCGAGGAGCCGTTCGAGAAGGAACAGATCGGCTCGTCGGCGATGGCCTACAAGCGGAACCCGATGCGCTGCGAGCGCATCAATTCGCTCGCCCGCTTCGTCGCCTCGCTCGAACCGAACGCCAACCAGACGCACGCGGTGCAGTACTTCGAGCGGACGCTCGACGACTCGGCCAATCGCCGGCTCGTGATCCCCGAGTCGTTTCTCGCCACCGACGCCATCCTCGTCCTCCTGGCCAACGTCGCCTCGGGACTCGAGGTGCACCCGGCCCGTATCGCCGCGCGCGTCAACGACGAGCTTCCCTTCATGGCGACCGAGGAACTCATCGTCCGCGCGGTGCGCGCCGGGCGCAGCCGGCAGGATGCGCACGAGGTCATCCGCCGGCACAGCATCGCCGCGGCGCGCGCCATGAAGGACGAGGGGCGCGCCAACGACATGCTCGACCGACTTGCCGGAGATCCGGGCTTCGGCGTCGCGCTGGACGACATCCGCGCCGCTCTCGACGCCGCGCGCTTCGTCGGCCGCGCCCCGCAGCAGGTCGACGAGTTCCTCGCCGAGGTGGTCGACCCGATCCTGGAGGCCAGCCTCCCACCCACGCCCCGCGAGGAGGTGCGGGTATGAACGTCATCGCCACCACCACCCTCCCCCTCCGCCCCCACCGCCGCGGCAAGGTGCGGGACGTCTACGAGCTCGACGACGAGCGCCTGCTCATCGTGGCCACCGATCGCGTCTCCGCCTTCGACGTCGTGATGCGCGAGACCGTCCCGTTCAAGGGGATCGTCCTGACGCAGCTCACCGCCTGGTGGCTGCGCCAGCTCGAGCCGATCGTCCCCCACCACATGCTGAGCACCGCCGTCGCCCCGCTGGTCGACGAATTCCCGGCGCTCGGCCCATACCGCGAGATCCTGCGGGGGCGAGCGATGGTCTCGCGCCGCACGGACGTCTATCCGGTCGAATGCGTGGTGCGCGGGTACCTGTCGGGCTCGGCGTGGAAGGAGTACCAGGCCACCGGGACGCTGGCGGGTGAGCCGCTCCCCGCCGGCCTGGTGGAGAGCGCCCGACTCGCCCCCGTGGTCTTCTCTCCGGCCACCAAGGCCGAGTCGGGGCACGACGAGAACATCACGATCGCGACCATGGCGAGGATCGTCGGTGCCAGGGAGGCGGCCGAGCTGGAAGGGCTCTCGCGTGCCATCTACGACTTCGCCTGCCGCACCGCGGAGCCGCGCGGCATCATCATCGCCGACACGAAGTTCGAGTTCGGGCGTGTCGGCGGAAAGACCATCCTCATCGACGAGGTCCTGACGCCCGACTCGTCGCGCTTCTGGCCGGCGAATCAGTATGCGCCGGGACGCGCGCAGCCCAGCTACGACAAGCAGCCCCTGCGCGACTACCTGGACGGGGAGCGCAAGGCGGGGCGGTGGAATGGCGAGTCTCCGCCACCCTACCTTCCCGAGGAGGTGGTCGCCGCGACCAGCGCGCGCTACCTGGACGCCTTCCGCCGGATCACCGACGCCTCACTCGACATCACCAAGCTCCCGTGAACTTCGCCCGAGAAGGCTATCCCTTCATGCTGCTCGCGACCGCCATGGCGATCGTGGGCTACACCGTGGCGCTCGGCCGGCGCTCGTGGCCATTCTGGCTCCTCGCCTTCGTCCTCACCATCGTCGCGCTCTGGGTCGCGTACTTCTTCCGCGACCCCGAACGGATTGGCGAGCGCGGCGCGGACCTGGTCATCTCCCCCGCCGACGGACGCATCGTGATGATCACCGAGGTCGACGAGCCGGCGTTCCTCCATGGACGCGCCCTCCGCATCTCGATCTTCATGAACGTCTTCAAC
This genomic interval carries:
- a CDS encoding tRNA pseudouridine(38-40) synthase TruA; this encodes MSVRTLQLVLHYDGTAFSGWQVQPGTRTVQGEVERVLARLCGERIVAQGAGRTDAGVHARGQAVGVRVPEKWSAPTLRRALNALLPDDVWVAAVHEMRPEFHARFSAQARRYAYYVGTDDAVMSPFRRRTEWAYRHPVDRGLLDAAAREIVGDHCFIAFAVRGTAPDHDPHRCIVTDACWSDRPGGLTFHIEANRFLHHMVRFLVGTMLEIASGRRAPGDLPALLGATSNTDVSPPAPAHALFLDRVAYPDALYLADA
- a CDS encoding anthranilate phosphoribosyltransferase is translated as MGANALQQAIRRLAFGESLDAPTATASFGVIMRGEATPAQVAALLMGLRVKGETVDEVAGAATALREAMVHLPADDPDSLVDTCGTGGGTLTTFNISTAAGLLAAGLGVRIAKHGNRSFTSQCGSADVLEALGVRLDAPPAVMERALQEAGVVFMFAPSMHPAMRHVGPVRRELAVPTVMNIVGPLANPAQAGRQVLGVAEVHRMPLMAGALSALGSRHALVVHGEPGLDEFSPLGTTRVLEVRDGTTREWSVEPRDFGYPEFSADGLAGGTPADNARIVREVLAGEGTPAATAAVELNAAAALYVADVVSDFAAGVSMAREGLASGAGLAALERLRQAYAL
- a CDS encoding phosphoribosylaminoimidazolesuccinocarboxamide synthase — its product is MNVIATTTLPLRPHRRGKVRDVYELDDERLLIVATDRVSAFDVVMRETVPFKGIVLTQLTAWWLRQLEPIVPHHMLSTAVAPLVDEFPALGPYREILRGRAMVSRRTDVYPVECVVRGYLSGSAWKEYQATGTLAGEPLPAGLVESARLAPVVFSPATKAESGHDENITIATMARIVGAREAAELEGLSRAIYDFACRTAEPRGIIIADTKFEFGRVGGKTILIDEVLTPDSSRFWPANQYAPGRAQPSYDKQPLRDYLDGERKAGRWNGESPPPYLPEEVVAATSARYLDAFRRITDASLDITKLP
- a CDS encoding repressor LexA, whose product is MALTKRQREILTYLQEYAADHGYAPSFEEIAAQFNYNSLATVHEHLTNLERKGYIRRNYNESRAIEILPSDVFARAIELPLLGTVAAGAPIEALSYNETIAVPQELVSRNGDHYVLRVRGNSMIDEQIRDGDFVIVNERRSADNGEMVIALLNNSGATCKKLYRERDGRIRLQPANDALAPMYVHENDIAIQGIVVGVIRKY
- a CDS encoding adenylosuccinate lyase, with amino-acid sequence MLALWSPQRRHGLWRRLWLALAEAEKSLGVPIPDEAIAQMRAHLDDIDFAAVAAYEKRFRHDVMAHVHAFGDVAPAAKGFIHYGATSCFVTDNAELLLMREGLALLRAKVVDTLRELAAFARTWRDQPTLGYTHLQPAQLTTVGKRATLWMQDLVLDLSELDHRDATLPFRGVKGTTGTQASFLEIFGGDHAKVRELDRLVTRAMGFGASIPVSGQTYTRKIDAQVLSVVAGIAASAAKLASDLRMLQAFGEIEEPFEKEQIGSSAMAYKRNPMRCERINSLARFVASLEPNANQTHAVQYFERTLDDSANRRLVIPESFLATDAILVLLANVASGLEVHPARIAARVNDELPFMATEELIVRAVRAGRSRQDAHEVIRRHSIAAARAMKDEGRANDMLDRLAGDPGFGVALDDIRAALDAARFVGRAPQQVDEFLAEVVDPILEASLPPTPREEVRV
- a CDS encoding tryptophan synthase subunit beta, yielding MTVPVALHDRFGVYGGRYVPETLIPALDELEAAFDAALSDAAFIAEWHSLLTHYVGRPSALSDAPRLSELVGAPVWLKREDLNHTGAHKINNTVGQALLARRMGKSRIIAETGAGQHGVATATICARFGLECVVYMGEEDMRRQALNVYRMQLMGARVIPVTSGTRTLKDATTEAIRDWVTNVRDSHYIIGSVVGPAPYPRMVKEFQAVIGREARAQMLERAGRLPRTVVACVGGGSNAMGIFAGFVDDPGVQLVGVEAAGEGLDSERHSASLSRGTPGVLHGSLSYLLQDDRGQVHPAHSISAGLDYPGVGPEHSFLKDSGRARYVAVGDEQALEGFAMLSRLEGIIPALETAHAVAWVAAQRGQWGADEPVLLCVSGRGDKDVAQIREMGLLTL